One Paraburkholderia phytofirmans OLGA172 genomic window carries:
- a CDS encoding alpha/beta hydrolase, which produces MALDAHSRAFLDALAEKGAKPFHQMGVPEARNFMEGLRDIVGPGPDMYRVEDLFLDQGGHALRVRVLAPEGRSSGIVVYCHGGGWALMSIDDYDAAGRHIAYETGCTVLLVDYRLAPEHHYPAAIDDVWLALEWAASHREALNGSAHAPLIVAGDSAGGNLAAVVTQRAHARGGPEIAQQLLIYPVTQDDLNTPCYLDPDNQALLGQEDMRWFWDLYLPDTAARQASEASPLRAKSFRGLPPAVVITAEHDVLRDEGEAYATALQSAGVHVDHRRFAGQMHGFFGLDALLPASAEARGYLAQAVRTRLGELCNDAERKDPLLDR; this is translated from the coding sequence ATGGCGCTCGATGCACATAGCAGAGCTTTCCTCGATGCACTGGCGGAGAAGGGGGCCAAGCCGTTCCATCAAATGGGTGTGCCTGAGGCGCGGAACTTCATGGAGGGACTTCGTGACATCGTCGGCCCGGGACCCGACATGTACCGGGTCGAGGACCTCTTCCTCGATCAAGGGGGACATGCCCTACGTGTGCGGGTACTTGCTCCCGAAGGCAGGTCTTCCGGGATCGTTGTGTACTGTCATGGCGGTGGCTGGGCACTCATGTCGATCGACGACTATGACGCAGCAGGACGGCACATCGCGTACGAAACCGGTTGCACGGTCTTGCTCGTCGACTACCGTCTCGCTCCCGAACACCACTATCCGGCAGCGATCGATGATGTATGGCTCGCCCTCGAATGGGCGGCCTCCCACCGGGAAGCATTGAACGGAAGTGCGCACGCACCGCTCATCGTCGCCGGCGACAGCGCGGGAGGCAATCTTGCAGCGGTCGTCACTCAACGAGCACATGCCCGTGGCGGACCCGAGATCGCGCAGCAACTGCTCATCTATCCGGTCACACAGGACGATCTGAATACGCCCTGCTATCTCGATCCAGACAATCAGGCGCTGCTTGGTCAGGAGGACATGCGCTGGTTCTGGGATCTCTATCTTCCGGACACCGCAGCCCGGCAAGCATCCGAAGCATCGCCGCTGCGGGCAAAAAGCTTCCGGGGGTTGCCACCGGCCGTTGTCATCACCGCCGAACACGATGTGCTTCGCGACGAAGGCGAGGCGTATGCGACCGCGCTACAGTCCGCGGGCGTCCACGTGGACCATCGACGCTTCGCCGGACAGATGCATGGCTTCTTTGGCCTCGACGCGCTTCTACCGGCGAGCGCCGAGGCCAGAGGTTATCTCGCTCAGGCTGTCCGTACTCGATTGGGCGAGCTTTGCAATGACGCGGAACGAAAGGATCCCCTCCTGGACCGATGA
- a CDS encoding DUF1488 family protein, with translation MYRMFNPTNAGDDVGVDFDLEVNSVVQHFCVSSEAIEDLSKSEKLHGKELIDAFQKYADRISEAAQRKHGSPSNGRILLKTSDF, from the coding sequence ATGTACAGAATGTTCAACCCCACGAATGCGGGCGACGACGTAGGCGTTGATTTTGATCTTGAGGTCAACAGCGTCGTACAACATTTCTGTGTCAGCAGTGAAGCGATCGAAGACCTGAGCAAAAGCGAAAAGCTGCACGGCAAGGAATTGATCGACGCATTCCAAAAATACGCCGACCGGATTAGTGAGGCCGCGCAGCGCAAACACGGTTCGCCAAGTAACGGGCGAATTCTCTTGAAGACCTCGGACTTCTGA
- a CDS encoding 3'-5' exonuclease yields the protein MASPFWLSSQDRLARGQTRSACRYKGTVEEERRLFYVAVTRAWERLYLFHAPYRHAWSGHMFAEPSQFLTENAMSTLILR from the coding sequence ATGGCCTCTCCGTTTTGGTTGTCGTCGCAGGACAGACTAGCACGCGGTCAGACGCGTAGCGCTTGCCGCTACAAGGGAACTGTCGAAGAAGAGCGACGGCTGTTCTACGTGGCGGTCACGCGCGCATGGGAGCGGCTGTATCTTTTCCACGCGCCGTACCGGCATGCGTGGTCGGGGCACATGTTTGCTGAGCCATCGCAATTCCTAACAGAAAATGCAATGTCGACACTGATCCTTCGATGA
- a CDS encoding patatin-like phospholipase family protein, with amino-acid sequence MKNRAGLITLLPFVAALVAGCAPVVSGLPETSFASASHSEPIVHRQVCSVDGTAPRTAFFLTISGGGSRAAYLGARVISELQDVDGTDVASHINVISSVSGGSLAAALYGISTDRASGDGWRPVWNDSLIRTRLAENLKVDMAEQLANPVFLGGYIFGHTDRTDAFFTALDSTVLFGVSPAKRMLTLGDFNPNRPQIVINSTVATAESTTAFRPRPFGSLFTFSQSDLDSIGVDYSTMPLSRAVAASAAFPGLLSPVVLNRFQLGSTEKELGSPRYIHLIDGGNVDNLGLLAVKRALIEDSHRLLTDCDQIVVVTVDAFGAQGFHPDDKPSMRSASGWVLDEHTLLAAFDALLAANRTRLLAEFKSRMFTPPADSEQCRKDDLPPDICGGGVRVNWDDVNTLLKRKLYFVHLSLDSSELAEPPVVTYCDGKYGDPDPKCHEPPINRWTYYNEERALRRRLKQIPTTFGLSRQQQSDISMYVKLQFNPGNVCLMHLRDLIMGTAQHSPVFYEIASDSCDETTSFTDAQMTRRRSHEEIFGDRIATPGHNVGGEPAIEEQHYAPMATVEAREAFWKDVLRYYGWNGTEVKRQ; translated from the coding sequence ATGAAAAACCGAGCGGGATTGATAACATTGCTTCCATTCGTTGCAGCACTGGTCGCTGGATGCGCGCCAGTTGTATCGGGCTTACCGGAAACATCGTTTGCGTCGGCAAGCCACTCGGAGCCGATTGTTCATAGGCAGGTCTGTTCTGTCGACGGTACCGCCCCGCGTACAGCTTTCTTTCTGACAATCTCGGGTGGGGGTTCTCGGGCCGCCTATCTTGGCGCGCGCGTAATATCAGAATTACAGGATGTTGACGGAACAGACGTAGCGAGCCACATCAACGTTATTTCATCCGTGTCTGGCGGATCGTTAGCCGCGGCGCTGTACGGAATATCAACTGACCGAGCTTCCGGGGACGGGTGGCGGCCCGTGTGGAACGATTCACTGATTCGCACTCGCCTTGCTGAAAATCTGAAGGTCGACATGGCCGAGCAACTGGCGAATCCGGTGTTCCTCGGCGGCTACATTTTCGGGCATACTGACCGTACGGACGCATTCTTTACAGCACTAGACTCAACTGTTCTATTTGGAGTATCGCCTGCCAAGCGGATGCTCACACTCGGCGACTTCAATCCAAATCGTCCTCAAATAGTCATTAACTCCACCGTTGCGACTGCCGAAAGCACCACAGCATTTCGGCCGCGTCCGTTCGGAAGCCTGTTCACGTTTTCACAGTCAGACTTGGATTCGATCGGTGTCGATTATTCGACGATGCCCCTTTCGCGTGCTGTTGCTGCGTCGGCGGCATTTCCTGGACTACTTTCTCCCGTCGTTCTGAACCGCTTCCAGTTAGGGTCGACCGAAAAGGAGTTGGGTTCGCCCAGGTACATTCATCTGATTGACGGCGGAAACGTTGACAACCTTGGTCTGCTGGCCGTGAAAAGAGCGTTGATCGAAGACTCCCACCGCCTTTTGACGGACTGCGACCAGATCGTGGTCGTGACTGTGGACGCTTTCGGAGCGCAGGGGTTTCACCCCGACGACAAGCCGAGCATGCGATCAGCGTCGGGTTGGGTGTTGGACGAACACACGCTTCTCGCTGCTTTCGACGCTTTGCTGGCTGCCAATCGCACTCGCCTGTTGGCCGAATTCAAATCTCGCATGTTCACGCCCCCAGCAGACAGCGAACAGTGCCGCAAAGATGATCTACCGCCTGACATTTGCGGGGGAGGTGTCCGCGTGAATTGGGATGATGTGAACACTCTCCTGAAGCGAAAGCTCTATTTTGTTCACCTTTCCTTGGATAGCAGCGAACTAGCAGAGCCGCCGGTCGTGACGTACTGTGACGGCAAATACGGCGATCCAGACCCGAAGTGCCATGAACCGCCGATAAACCGGTGGACTTACTATAACGAGGAGCGAGCGTTAAGACGACGGCTAAAGCAGATTCCAACGACGTTCGGTTTGTCGCGCCAACAGCAGAGCGACATCTCGATGTACGTGAAGCTACAGTTCAACCCGGGAAATGTTTGTCTGATGCACCTGCGCGATCTAATCATGGGAACGGCTCAACATTCGCCCGTGTTCTACGAGATAGCTTCCGACTCATGCGACGAGACCACCTCATTCACTGATGCACAGATGACACGAAGAAGAAGTCACGAAGAAATATTCGGTGACCGGATTGCTACACCGGGGCACAACGTCGGTGGCGAGCCTGCGATTGAAGAGCAGCACTATGCTCCGATGGCGACAGTTGAGGCTCGGGAGGCATTCTGGAAAGACGTCCTCAGATACTACGGATGGAATGGAACAGAGGTGAAGCGCCAATAA
- a CDS encoding helix-turn-helix domain-containing protein has protein sequence MSVKRFASVPTKPAPISVALGARIKQRRHEVEKSQETLAFEAHVDRTYISSIERGVANPSIETLANICYALNVTLAELFEPLGDVSLAPTGERRANAATPPQIKRTRFR, from the coding sequence ATGTCTGTCAAACGATTCGCCTCTGTGCCCACCAAACCCGCCCCGATCTCCGTTGCGCTGGGCGCGCGTATCAAGCAGCGTCGGCATGAAGTGGAAAAATCGCAGGAAACGCTGGCGTTCGAGGCGCACGTCGACCGCACCTACATTTCGTCGATCGAGCGAGGCGTCGCGAATCCGTCCATTGAGACGCTGGCGAACATCTGCTATGCGCTAAACGTGACGCTGGCTGAACTGTTCGAGCCGCTAGGTGACGTTTCGCTCGCCCCAACCGGCGAGCGTCGCGCGAATGCGGCGACGCCCCCCCAAATCAAACGCACCCGGTTCCGCTAG
- a CDS encoding DarT ssDNA thymidine ADP-ribosyltransferase family protein, with the protein MANPIEEFARERGIKFLMHFTKLTNLGAILQRGLVTRDVLVLEGNVDALNDQYRYDHTDAICLSIGFPNYRMFYRLRQENQGTDWVVVAVNPSALWELPCAFCSANAAAGHVSAIPIEDRKTIAAFRGMYADYGDKTRAQLGIKDGLPTNPQAEVLMLRGVPPSYILGVWVQSTTMQAMIKELYPGLQVVAAPGLFSYRSDYAHWKANA; encoded by the coding sequence ATGGCAAATCCAATAGAAGAATTTGCGAGAGAACGGGGCATCAAATTTTTAATGCATTTCACCAAGCTCACCAACCTGGGAGCGATCCTGCAGCGGGGACTGGTTACGCGTGATGTGCTGGTTCTCGAGGGTAACGTTGACGCATTAAATGACCAGTATCGGTACGACCATACTGACGCGATCTGTTTGTCGATTGGCTTCCCCAACTACCGGATGTTCTACCGCCTCCGTCAGGAAAATCAGGGTACGGACTGGGTTGTCGTCGCGGTCAATCCGTCCGCACTCTGGGAGCTTCCATGCGCGTTCTGCTCGGCGAATGCGGCCGCTGGCCATGTATCTGCCATTCCGATTGAGGACCGGAAGACGATTGCGGCGTTTCGCGGTATGTACGCCGATTATGGGGACAAGACTCGCGCCCAGCTGGGGATCAAGGATGGTCTGCCTACCAATCCGCAGGCGGAAGTGTTGATGCTGCGGGGCGTCCCTCCCAGCTATATTCTTGGGGTCTGGGTACAGAGCACTACAATGCAGGCGATGATCAAGGAGTTGTATCCAGGTTTGCAAGTGGTCGCCGCGCCTGGTCTCTTCAGCTACCGTTCCGACTATGCTCACTGGAAAGCAAACGCATAA
- a CDS encoding acyltransferase family protein, with the protein MTRTLPVVAVATARSHTYRPDIDGLRAIAVLAVVIFHAFPAALPGGFVGVDIFFVISGYLITGILLGDMQAGQFSLARFYARRIRRIFPALVTVLLATWAMGWFCLTGDEYRELGKHVLAGAGFVSNWAFWMEAGYFDQTATAKPLLHLWSLGVEEQFYIVWPVLMFVAVRLRRVALVCAVAGLLSFVSAVWLLEYHPTAAFYWPTSRMWELAAGAGLAIAASGRRVVRNHNTHSASSIGLLLCAVSFIVLNSRLPFPGWFAVPPVLGAVALIAAGPKGIANRVLLGNPVAVWIGKISYPLYLWHWPLLSVCFIVAGGEPPVVVRAGVIAVSIALAWLTTALIERPIRLGAPAKWKLVVPCVLMLGVAYLGGMTYQRDGLGFRKGYNPDADVTTATLGAGHEFVNLTCGVSPADRHLFQFCATDKRAASHFAVWGDSKADALYWGLVRKSVPGMSWTLVARASCPPMAGVHEIASDAADEGDECRKANSAALRMLLGNPQLTTVVLVAASRDIVGPQFANDSSAKATMSAASEGLDNAIAILRHAGKRVVLVLDNPSLRDPRQCMDRRPLAWPVVRHLLGVSDLDAAQRCAISYRSYLDSTAFYRAIIDHLRARYPNLIIYDPTSVLCDSQRNVCPMTMNGKYLYSYGDHMSDYANGLVAERFLPLVPR; encoded by the coding sequence ATGACCAGAACACTCCCCGTTGTCGCCGTAGCGACCGCAAGATCACACACCTATCGGCCCGACATTGATGGTCTCCGCGCGATTGCTGTCCTTGCCGTCGTTATCTTTCACGCGTTCCCTGCCGCACTGCCTGGCGGATTTGTCGGTGTCGATATCTTCTTTGTCATTTCCGGCTACCTGATCACCGGCATCCTGCTCGGCGATATGCAGGCGGGACAGTTTTCTCTCGCGCGTTTCTATGCGCGGCGTATCCGGCGGATATTTCCCGCACTCGTGACCGTGCTGCTCGCAACCTGGGCGATGGGTTGGTTCTGCCTGACAGGCGACGAATACCGCGAGCTTGGAAAACACGTGCTCGCGGGCGCGGGATTCGTCTCGAACTGGGCGTTCTGGATGGAAGCCGGATATTTTGACCAGACCGCTACCGCGAAGCCCCTGCTTCATCTCTGGTCGCTCGGCGTCGAGGAGCAGTTCTACATTGTCTGGCCTGTTCTGATGTTTGTCGCCGTGCGGCTGCGTCGGGTTGCACTGGTCTGCGCAGTGGCCGGATTATTGTCGTTCGTATCGGCTGTCTGGCTGCTCGAGTATCACCCTACCGCCGCGTTTTACTGGCCGACAAGCCGCATGTGGGAACTGGCCGCAGGCGCTGGGCTTGCAATCGCGGCTTCCGGTAGACGCGTGGTGCGAAACCACAACACCCATAGTGCGTCATCGATCGGTCTGTTGCTGTGCGCCGTCTCGTTTATCGTGCTGAATTCCCGGTTGCCCTTTCCGGGATGGTTTGCGGTACCGCCGGTGCTAGGCGCGGTGGCGCTGATTGCGGCGGGACCGAAAGGGATCGCGAACCGGGTGCTGCTCGGCAATCCGGTCGCGGTGTGGATTGGCAAAATCAGTTATCCACTCTATCTGTGGCACTGGCCGCTGCTATCGGTCTGTTTCATCGTCGCAGGCGGTGAACCGCCAGTGGTAGTACGGGCTGGCGTTATCGCCGTGAGCATCGCGCTGGCGTGGCTAACAACCGCGCTAATCGAACGACCGATTCGTCTCGGGGCTCCGGCCAAATGGAAACTCGTCGTGCCATGCGTACTGATGCTCGGCGTCGCGTATCTCGGCGGCATGACGTATCAGCGTGACGGACTGGGATTCAGGAAAGGGTACAACCCGGACGCGGACGTCACCACGGCGACGCTGGGCGCGGGTCACGAATTCGTCAATCTCACGTGCGGCGTGTCACCTGCCGACCGGCACCTGTTCCAGTTCTGTGCGACAGACAAACGGGCAGCATCCCATTTCGCAGTGTGGGGCGACAGCAAGGCCGATGCACTGTACTGGGGGCTGGTGCGTAAGTCTGTGCCCGGCATGAGCTGGACACTGGTTGCGCGCGCGAGCTGTCCGCCGATGGCTGGCGTGCATGAAATCGCATCGGATGCGGCGGACGAAGGAGACGAATGTCGCAAGGCAAATAGCGCCGCCTTGCGCATGCTGCTCGGCAATCCGCAGTTGACAACTGTCGTACTGGTTGCGGCCAGCCGGGATATTGTCGGTCCGCAGTTCGCCAACGACAGTTCGGCAAAGGCAACGATGTCGGCCGCGAGTGAAGGACTGGACAATGCGATTGCCATTCTGCGGCACGCAGGCAAGCGCGTCGTCCTCGTGCTGGACAATCCCTCACTGCGCGATCCACGACAGTGCATGGACAGAAGGCCGCTCGCATGGCCGGTTGTGCGCCACCTACTTGGCGTGTCGGACCTCGATGCTGCGCAGCGCTGTGCAATCAGCTATCGCAGCTATCTCGACTCTACGGCTTTCTACCGCGCAATTATCGACCATTTGAGAGCGCGCTATCCCAATCTGATTATCTACGATCCTACGTCAGTGTTGTGCGACTCGCAGCGGAATGTCTGCCCGATGACGATGAACGGGAAATACCTTTATAGCTACGGCGATCACATGTCTGACTATGCGAATGGACTTGTTGCTGAACGTTTTCTTCCGCTTGTCCCACGTTGA
- a CDS encoding nucleoid-associated protein → MPIQIRHSVIHGFTKEAGEPVANVDKKDRLLDNTLPSVFSLVQGMVTLLGKKESSQVWGRFGNNGREGPFPGRFADYVNDVSSVEGFLALSHLAVDEISRTAEAQQASTGGHILCATYDDDAGNTRVIVAMIKQRSGLQLDDNLVPINIVEIDMSKLHQAAQIRVGEFRQSIELEAELHDDEDEEQADVTYLSFVAKRADRGSSAYFINALGCEVGVSSTKATTRLYKAVDAFFRENDELNPYLRTAKDALSAFLRQEADAQRLVTMDALQDVMDRVVRPEHAHLVREMTQTLNGDRFKVPDGFLVSETVLRKHTKVVLEGARLTLKFDRAMLGTDRNAELFFDEDNRTLTIQNLSDEMIGRLQQTLNDG, encoded by the coding sequence ATGCCTATCCAGATTCGCCATAGTGTTATTCACGGGTTTACTAAAGAAGCGGGCGAACCCGTTGCGAATGTCGACAAGAAGGATCGTCTGCTGGACAACACGCTGCCCTCAGTTTTCTCACTGGTACAAGGAATGGTCACATTGCTTGGGAAGAAAGAAAGCAGCCAGGTCTGGGGACGCTTTGGGAACAACGGGCGAGAAGGTCCATTTCCCGGGCGATTTGCCGACTACGTCAACGACGTCAGTAGTGTCGAAGGCTTTCTTGCCCTTTCGCATCTGGCTGTTGACGAAATTTCTCGAACTGCGGAAGCGCAGCAAGCGTCTACAGGTGGACACATCCTTTGTGCCACATACGATGATGATGCGGGTAACACTCGCGTCATCGTCGCGATGATTAAGCAAAGAAGTGGTTTGCAGCTTGACGATAACCTAGTGCCAATCAACATCGTCGAAATCGATATGTCGAAGCTGCATCAGGCTGCTCAGATTCGAGTGGGCGAGTTTCGACAGTCCATCGAACTGGAGGCAGAGCTGCATGACGATGAAGACGAAGAGCAGGCAGACGTCACATATTTGTCGTTCGTCGCCAAGCGCGCGGACCGCGGCTCCTCTGCGTATTTCATTAACGCTCTGGGCTGCGAAGTCGGAGTTTCGTCAACTAAAGCGACAACGCGTCTGTACAAGGCTGTCGACGCATTTTTTCGCGAGAACGACGAACTCAACCCGTATCTGCGCACCGCAAAAGACGCATTAAGCGCGTTCCTGCGACAGGAAGCAGATGCTCAACGACTTGTGACAATGGATGCGCTGCAGGACGTAATGGACCGGGTGGTCCGCCCGGAACATGCCCATCTTGTGCGTGAGATGACTCAGACCTTGAACGGCGACCGATTCAAGGTGCCTGATGGTTTTCTTGTCAGCGAGACCGTGCTGCGGAAGCATACGAAGGTTGTTCTGGAAGGCGCTCGTCTCACACTGAAATTCGATAGAGCGATGCTGGGCACCGACCGTAACGCTGAACTGTTCTTTGACGAGGACAATCGCACGCTGACCATTCAGAACTTGTCGGACGAGATGATTGGCCGCCTGCAACAAACGTTGAACGACGGTTGA
- a CDS encoding sigma-54-dependent Fis family transcriptional regulator yields MSSNKDPKFPESRDLVSQITFDVEQGKIWLHEQRMLLTHSSMFANLRTELTRTLGSQRARGLLMRLGYHSGWRDAILARQLRPDLSTAEAFFAGPQLALIKGMVNVKPLKLEFDVGQGQFYAEFQWQDAFEAELHLREHGPVSEPVCWQLVGYANGFTTYYMGRSIFFKEVECLGCGADHCRIVGRPAEEWEDHDDLVRLLQPDAMAEELLSVQTQLSQLQASVRNASAPDGLIANSVGRSSRFMHASELLKKAATAPVSVLLQGETGVGKEIFARALHMRSPRASRPFVAVNCACIPPDLIEAELFGVEKGAFTGAVTSREGKFERANEGTLFLDEVVELSPRAQAALLRVLQEGELERVGGTETRKVDVRLVAASHEDLGDAVKAGKFRADLFYRLNVYPVHIPALRDRTEDIPLLLEHFLGKFHALYNKKTAGVSDKAMKALMAYSWPGNVRELENMIERGVILTDSNQAIELDAFFPSLPETGKLVIRVDDRGQLKTSKPVMGSEPDLLCESLLVEDFSLEQLEARLLQAALAKAEGNVSKAARLLGLTRAQLAYRLDKLPGDEK; encoded by the coding sequence ATGTCGAGCAACAAAGATCCGAAATTCCCCGAGAGCCGGGACCTGGTTTCACAAATCACGTTCGACGTCGAGCAGGGCAAGATCTGGCTGCACGAGCAGCGCATGCTCCTCACACACAGCAGCATGTTCGCGAACCTGCGGACCGAGCTTACCAGGACCTTGGGAAGTCAGCGCGCGCGAGGACTGCTTATGCGCCTCGGTTACCACTCCGGCTGGCGCGATGCGATCCTGGCCCGCCAGCTACGTCCGGATCTTTCCACTGCGGAGGCGTTCTTCGCCGGTCCCCAACTGGCGCTGATCAAGGGGATGGTGAACGTAAAGCCGCTGAAGCTTGAGTTCGATGTCGGGCAAGGGCAGTTCTACGCGGAGTTTCAGTGGCAAGACGCCTTTGAAGCTGAGTTGCACCTGCGGGAACACGGACCGGTAAGCGAACCGGTCTGTTGGCAACTCGTTGGATATGCGAACGGCTTCACAACGTACTACATGGGTCGAAGCATTTTTTTCAAGGAAGTGGAGTGCCTCGGGTGCGGCGCGGACCATTGTCGAATTGTCGGCCGTCCTGCGGAGGAGTGGGAAGATCATGATGATCTGGTCCGCCTGCTGCAACCGGACGCGATGGCAGAAGAACTGCTTTCGGTTCAAACTCAACTGAGCCAGTTGCAGGCGTCCGTACGCAACGCGAGCGCCCCAGATGGGCTTATCGCAAACTCCGTAGGCCGCTCGAGCCGTTTCATGCACGCGAGCGAGCTTTTGAAGAAAGCGGCGACCGCGCCCGTTAGCGTCCTGCTGCAAGGCGAGACCGGTGTCGGCAAGGAGATTTTTGCGCGCGCACTGCATATGCGCTCACCGAGAGCCTCCAGGCCGTTCGTTGCGGTGAACTGTGCCTGCATCCCCCCTGATCTCATTGAGGCGGAGCTGTTCGGGGTGGAAAAAGGCGCCTTCACCGGAGCGGTGACCAGCCGGGAGGGCAAGTTCGAGAGAGCGAACGAAGGTACGCTCTTTCTCGATGAAGTGGTTGAGCTGAGCCCGCGTGCCCAGGCGGCCTTGCTTCGAGTGCTGCAGGAAGGAGAGCTTGAGCGCGTCGGCGGAACCGAGACCCGCAAGGTTGATGTTCGGCTGGTCGCGGCGAGCCACGAGGATCTGGGCGACGCCGTGAAGGCAGGCAAGTTTCGCGCGGACCTGTTTTATCGGCTCAATGTCTATCCGGTTCATATTCCTGCGCTGCGTGACCGCACGGAGGACATACCGCTTCTACTCGAGCATTTTCTCGGCAAGTTTCACGCGCTCTACAACAAGAAGACCGCGGGCGTCTCCGACAAGGCGATGAAGGCCCTCATGGCATACAGCTGGCCGGGAAATGTGCGGGAGCTCGAGAACATGATCGAGCGCGGCGTCATTCTGACCGATAGCAACCAGGCCATCGAGCTGGACGCATTCTTCCCGTCGCTTCCCGAGACGGGCAAACTGGTGATTCGCGTTGACGACAGGGGGCAACTGAAAACGTCAAAGCCAGTCATGGGGAGTGAGCCGGACCTTTTGTGCGAGTCGTTGCTGGTCGAGGACTTTAGTCTGGAACAACTGGAGGCGCGATTGCTACAAGCTGCATTGGCCAAGGCCGAGGGTAATGTGTCAAAGGCCGCGCGACTTCTGGGGCTGACACGTGCGCAGCTCGCCTATCGTCTCGATAAACTGCCGGGCGACGAAAAGTAG
- a CDS encoding DarT1-associated NADAR antitoxin family protein yields MAERPIFTPSLSGPLLVSTHHIEFQWSPGMAKSQAQKSIDSLHAQAKKLLHVDSVLEISSKSKDDDGVRLSAFNLMIKTVRYEREFSLECAYQSSKVFERGGPFKDLLKARSIDAKRDPRLNEHGRLIKFQFFGTDWPLEPRTAFYDWLYINALHKQPELAEVVLAYRAFSDIAFNPERSINCQAYAAALYVSMHERGLLTESVLRNQDEYLSVINTGAVNNAHENTGLNHPLRFE; encoded by the coding sequence ATGGCTGAACGTCCAATATTCACCCCATCTCTAAGCGGTCCATTGCTCGTCTCGACGCATCACATCGAATTTCAATGGTCTCCCGGTATGGCAAAGAGCCAGGCGCAGAAGTCCATCGATTCATTACATGCACAGGCGAAAAAGCTACTGCACGTGGACAGCGTTCTTGAGATATCCAGCAAGTCGAAGGACGATGATGGTGTCCGGCTGAGTGCCTTCAATTTGATGATAAAAACGGTTCGCTACGAGCGCGAATTCAGTCTGGAGTGCGCCTATCAGTCCAGCAAGGTATTCGAGCGAGGGGGGCCGTTCAAGGACCTGCTCAAGGCCCGTTCGATTGACGCGAAACGCGACCCGCGACTCAACGAGCATGGGCGGTTGATCAAGTTTCAGTTCTTCGGTACCGACTGGCCGCTGGAGCCACGCACAGCTTTCTATGACTGGCTTTATATCAACGCGTTGCACAAGCAGCCCGAGCTTGCTGAAGTCGTTCTGGCGTACCGCGCGTTTTCCGACATCGCGTTTAACCCCGAACGATCCATCAATTGCCAAGCCTACGCAGCGGCACTCTATGTTTCGATGCACGAACGTGGGCTGTTGACTGAAAGTGTGCTTCGGAATCAGGACGAATACCTGAGTGTGATCAATACCGGCGCAGTCAACAACGCGCACGAGAACACCGGACTCAACCATCCTCTACGCTTCGAGTAA
- a CDS encoding helix-turn-helix transcriptional regulator, whose translation MEAIKFPHCEKLNVHSQTDMSPHRRNQHPKYATGAHRIAPPTVANRITPTRKVMDPPSRFLKQKQKQTENGNASNVGASPIDPVLRRQAVRELLGVANSTLHAWIKSGRFPAPLELGPRVRGWRRSVVENYLANCAKASTTDQ comes from the coding sequence GTGGAAGCTATTAAATTTCCACATTGTGAAAAGCTAAATGTCCATTCACAAACGGACATGTCCCCACATCGCCGCAACCAGCACCCAAAATACGCCACAGGTGCTCACCGAATCGCACCGCCCACCGTAGCAAACCGCATCACGCCGACAAGGAAAGTAATGGACCCGCCCTCTCGATTTTTGAAGCAAAAGCAAAAGCAAACGGAAAACGGCAACGCGTCCAATGTTGGTGCATCCCCCATCGATCCCGTACTGCGTCGTCAGGCAGTGCGCGAACTGCTGGGGGTAGCGAACTCAACCTTGCATGCGTGGATTAAGAGTGGTCGCTTCCCGGCCCCTCTGGAACTCGGTCCGCGTGTCCGTGGCTGGCGTCGTTCGGTTGTCGAGAATTATCTCGCGAACTGCGCAAAGGCATCGACCACCGACCAGTAA